The Chloroherpetonaceae bacterium genome window below encodes:
- a CDS encoding Rieske (2Fe-2S) protein, giving the protein MVETEYSKSVMGLQEVVAVDELDEGKSILFSIKIGESLREGFLIKHNDEIYAYLNICPHADVPIASEQKGAFTADKRYLICRTHWAMFHPETGVCVSGPCPIADLTRLKVVVDNDIIFVGA; this is encoded by the coding sequence ATGGTCGAAACTGAATATTCCAAATCCGTTATGGGGCTTCAAGAAGTCGTGGCCGTCGATGAATTGGACGAAGGAAAATCCATTCTTTTTTCCATCAAAATAGGAGAATCACTTCGAGAGGGATTTCTTATTAAACACAATGATGAGATCTATGCGTATCTCAACATTTGTCCTCATGCTGATGTTCCAATCGCAAGTGAGCAGAAAGGCGCTTTTACAGCCGATAAGCGATACTTGATCTGCCGAACTCATTGGGCAATGTTTCATCCTGAAACAGGTGTATGTGTCAGCGGACCTTGCCCGATAGCAGACCTAACAAGATTAAAAGTTGTAGTTGATAACGACATCATTTTCGTTGGAGCCTAA
- the msrB gene encoding peptide-methionine (R)-S-oxide reductase MsrB — protein sequence MKKIERSEQEWQTCLTPEEYRVLREKGTERAFTGKYYNFKDVGTYTCAACGNELFSSETKFDSGTGWPSFFKPLADSSISTDEDRSFGMKRIEVHCNQCGSHLGHVFDDAPQMPTGLRYCINSVSLNFVPSVKATKK from the coding sequence ATGAAGAAGATTGAACGATCAGAACAGGAATGGCAAACCTGCCTAACCCCTGAAGAGTATCGGGTTTTGCGAGAAAAAGGCACAGAACGAGCGTTCACAGGTAAATATTACAATTTCAAAGATGTTGGAACTTACACCTGCGCCGCTTGTGGGAATGAACTTTTCTCCTCAGAAACAAAATTTGACTCCGGAACCGGTTGGCCAAGTTTTTTTAAGCCTCTCGCGGATTCTAGTATTTCTACCGATGAAGATCGCTCGTTTGGAATGAAAAGAATCGAGGTTCATTGCAACCAATGCGGAAGTCATCTCGGGCATGTATTTGATGATGCCCCGCAAATGCCAACAGGCCTGAGGTATTGCATAAATTCAGTCTCGCTTAATTTTGTCCCTTCAGTAAAGGCGACTAAAAAATAA
- a CDS encoding HU family DNA-binding protein yields the protein MTKADIVNIVSERTGITKIETEIIIDGFIEAVIASLKSGERIEIRGFGTFNVRKRNKRISKHPKTGETILVGEKYVPTFKISRDFKNIVSEKLKRKKFEE from the coding sequence GTGACTAAAGCAGATATCGTCAATATCGTATCCGAAAGAACGGGAATCACGAAAATAGAAACCGAAATCATTATTGATGGTTTTATCGAAGCAGTTATTGCCTCTCTCAAATCGGGAGAACGAATAGAAATTCGTGGTTTTGGAACATTTAATGTTAGAAAAAGAAATAAACGAATCTCCAAACATCCTAAAACTGGTGAAACAATTTTGGTTGGCGAAAAATATGTTCCAACTTTTAAAATTTCCCGCGACTTTAAAAATATTGTCAGCGAAAAACTGAAACGAAAAAAATTTGAGGAGTGA
- a CDS encoding sulfite exporter TauE/SafE family protein, translated as MPFYFFILLGFGAGILSGLFGIGGGIVIVPALVFLFGFQQHNATATSLIALLLPVGLLAAYQYYSAGKLSSENIQHGLFIAGGLFFGAFLGSKIAISLPEETLRKAFAVLLVIVAVQLWLKK; from the coding sequence ATGCCGTTTTATTTTTTCATTTTACTTGGATTTGGTGCAGGAATCCTTTCAGGGTTATTTGGAATCGGTGGTGGAATTGTTATCGTTCCTGCTCTTGTTTTTTTGTTTGGCTTTCAACAGCATAATGCTACGGCGACTTCGCTCATTGCTCTTCTCTTGCCGGTTGGGCTACTCGCTGCTTATCAATACTACAGTGCTGGAAAACTCTCCTCCGAAAATATTCAGCACGGGCTTTTTATCGCTGGTGGGTTATTCTTTGGTGCTTTTCTTGGATCGAAAATTGCAATTTCTCTTCCTGAGGAAACGCTTAGAAAGGCTTTTGCGGTTTTACTTGTAATTGTTGCTGTTCAACTTTGGCTTAAGAAATAA
- the hpt gene encoding hypoxanthine phosphoribosyltransferase, with translation MSLFSISNDVGFQNQFLDSVSDNFIHHNSHFHTSSIQSISVDQDTFDIFITEKEIHKRMRELAKEIERDYQGKQPIFIGLLNGAFIFMADLIRHIHSVEVEVDFYKLSSYGDAKISSGNVHLLKSVDATLKGREVIVVEDVVDSGLSITYIRNEIMTHEPKSLKFCALLYKRDVAKIDFKIDYVGFEIPKEFVIGYGLDIKQIKRNLPHIYKLRDSE, from the coding sequence GTGAGCCTGTTTTCAATTTCAAACGATGTAGGTTTTCAAAACCAATTTTTAGATTCCGTGAGCGATAACTTTATTCATCACAACAGTCATTTTCATACTTCATCCATTCAATCAATATCAGTCGATCAAGATACCTTCGACATCTTTATTACTGAAAAGGAAATTCACAAGAGGATGAGAGAATTGGCAAAAGAAATTGAAAGGGATTATCAAGGGAAACAGCCAATATTTATTGGACTTTTGAATGGGGCGTTCATCTTTATGGCAGATTTAATTCGTCATATCCATTCTGTAGAAGTTGAAGTGGATTTTTATAAACTCTCAAGTTATGGTGATGCTAAAATTTCTTCTGGAAATGTTCATCTATTAAAATCTGTTGATGCTACATTGAAAGGAAGAGAGGTCATAGTGGTTGAGGATGTGGTCGATTCGGGTTTATCCATTACTTATATAAGAAATGAGATAATGACTCATGAACCCAAAAGCCTTAAGTTTTGTGCCTTACTTTACAAGAGAGATGTTGCAAAGATTGATTTTAAAATTGACTATGTCGGATTTGAAATCCCTAAAGAGTTTGTTATCGGTTATGGTTTAGATATCAAACAAATCAAACGAAATCTTCCGCACATTTATAAACTTCGCGATTCGGAATAA
- the ftsH gene encoding ATP-dependent zinc metalloprotease FtsH, whose amino-acid sequence MALESQQNERNDQKKNIIADSKKRNSTREKFKPVRESESNTPNPDSDDSFKSNARLIFLVIGLVIGFFLINRLFSNPEQTGPLISYNEYRKVLSGNLVKSVVVERSFAGTSKLIGEFHKPELVLLSDNRTEKKTLTFSVSLPDFTSSAANEITEKGVLLSVVEQEVGIKEIFIQFLPWVVLILIFFYMMRRMSAQGGVSKNVFNFGKSKAKLISELDTKTTFADVAGCDEAKEELHEVVDFLKEPEKFTKLGGKTPKGVLLLGPPGTGKTLLAKAVAGEAGVPFFSMSGADFVEMFVGVGASRVRDLFEQAKRNAPCIVFIDEIDAVGRQRGAGLGGGHDEREQTLNQLLVEMDGFNTTDNIILIAATNRPDVLDSALLRPGRFDRQVVVDKPDIRGREAILKIHSRKIPLASSVSLKEVARSTPGFSGADLANLMNESAIFAARNNREEVLPEDINNARDKILMGPERKSAVISEHDKKVTSYHESGHVLVAKFTKGSDPVHKVTIIPRGRALGVTSYMPLEDKHTYTKEYLLAIITYALGGRAAEEIIFNQISTGAGNDIERATEIARKMVCEWGMSERLGPLNYGTKHQEVFLGRDFSRMRDYSEETAQSIDEEVRAIVTDSMKNALKILTDNIETLHRLASELLERETLTAEEIDKIIAGEILEPLQSPA is encoded by the coding sequence ATGGCCTTGGAGTCTCAGCAAAACGAGAGAAACGATCAAAAAAAGAACATCATAGCAGATTCCAAAAAAAGGAATTCAACGCGTGAAAAATTTAAACCTGTTCGCGAGTCGGAAAGTAATACCCCGAATCCTGATTCTGACGATTCCTTTAAAAGTAACGCGCGGTTAATCTTTTTGGTAATTGGGCTTGTGATCGGTTTTTTTCTAATCAATCGCCTCTTCTCAAACCCTGAACAAACTGGGCCGCTGATTTCATACAACGAATACCGTAAGGTCCTTTCAGGAAATCTTGTGAAATCGGTTGTTGTTGAACGAAGCTTTGCAGGTACTTCAAAACTGATTGGTGAATTTCATAAACCTGAATTGGTACTTCTTTCCGATAACCGCACCGAAAAAAAGACATTGACCTTTTCTGTTTCTCTTCCAGATTTTACTTCATCTGCCGCTAATGAAATCACTGAAAAAGGCGTTTTACTTTCGGTTGTCGAGCAAGAAGTTGGCATTAAAGAAATATTCATTCAATTCTTGCCTTGGGTTGTTCTGATTTTGATTTTCTTTTATATGATGCGGCGTATGAGTGCACAAGGCGGCGTTTCAAAGAATGTTTTCAATTTTGGGAAGAGCAAAGCGAAGTTAATTTCAGAATTAGATACAAAAACAACTTTCGCTGATGTTGCCGGTTGCGATGAAGCAAAAGAAGAATTACATGAAGTGGTTGACTTTTTGAAGGAACCTGAAAAGTTTACCAAGTTGGGTGGGAAAACCCCTAAAGGCGTTCTTTTGCTCGGGCCTCCCGGAACAGGAAAAACATTATTAGCCAAGGCTGTGGCAGGAGAGGCTGGTGTTCCATTTTTTTCGATGTCAGGAGCAGACTTTGTTGAAATGTTCGTCGGTGTTGGCGCATCGCGTGTAAGAGACTTATTTGAACAAGCCAAGCGGAATGCCCCTTGCATTGTATTTATTGACGAAATTGATGCTGTAGGAAGGCAACGCGGAGCAGGGCTTGGTGGTGGGCACGATGAGCGTGAGCAAACACTCAATCAACTCTTGGTTGAAATGGATGGTTTTAATACCACAGATAATATTATTCTTATCGCTGCAACAAACCGACCGGATGTGTTGGATTCTGCTTTGCTTCGACCCGGAAGATTCGATCGCCAAGTGGTTGTTGATAAGCCCGATATCCGCGGCAGAGAAGCGATTCTTAAAATTCACAGCCGTAAAATCCCTCTCGCTTCAAGTGTTTCATTAAAAGAGGTTGCACGTTCAACGCCGGGCTTTTCGGGCGCAGATCTTGCGAATTTGATGAATGAATCGGCAATCTTCGCAGCAAGAAATAATCGTGAAGAAGTCTTACCTGAAGACATCAATAACGCACGCGATAAAATCTTGATGGGGCCTGAACGAAAAAGCGCCGTTATTTCAGAACATGATAAAAAAGTAACTTCTTATCATGAATCGGGTCATGTGCTTGTCGCGAAATTCACCAAAGGTTCAGATCCGGTTCATAAAGTGACTATTATTCCCAGAGGCAGAGCATTGGGCGTTACTTCTTATATGCCATTAGAGGATAAGCACACTTATACCAAAGAATATCTTTTGGCCATTATCACTTATGCCTTAGGCGGAAGAGCTGCCGAAGAAATTATCTTCAATCAAATCAGCACCGGTGCCGGCAATGATATTGAACGAGCAACAGAGATTGCAAGAAAAATGGTTTGCGAATGGGGAATGAGCGAGCGGCTTGGCCCACTCAATTACGGCACAAAACACCAAGAGGTATTTCTCGGACGTGACTTTTCTCGTATGCGTGACTACAGTGAAGAAACTGCTCAATCAATTGATGAAGAGGTTCGAGCAATTGTCACAGATTCGATGAAAAACGCCCTAAAAATCTTAACCGATAATATCGAAACCCTTCATCGATTAGCGTCAGAATTGCTTGAACGTGAGACTCTTACCGCTGAGGAAATAGATAAGATCATTGCCGGGGAAATCTTAGAACCACTTCAAAGCCCTGCATAA
- a CDS encoding WD40 repeat domain-containing protein, translating into MKKEKNNSTKQLMPYTTPRLELLETFNENRENAYCVAFSPNKKTFAAAGGLRSVFIYDAFEKKPIGGLTDHRQSVYALLFAPSGRWFFSTGRDGFVFVYDEKFDKVATLLPEYDMATANPQLYPNYSLALNANETELAVGATGGVLRIYDTETWKLKSVFPVHQGNIRSVAYSSNGKLMATGSSDRTVNIIHPETKTVLQTISGHADTVFSVLFSPDSKLFMTGGKDARLRIWDVEGTELKPKVKILAHTFSIKAMAYLPISQELITVSQDKTIKRWDFENAVCLETVDRTFGGHIFTINSVAISTDEKFLVTGSDDKKVKLWSILSN; encoded by the coding sequence ATGAAAAAAGAAAAAAACAATAGCACTAAGCAACTTATGCCCTATACAACACCAAGGCTTGAACTGTTAGAAACTTTCAATGAAAATCGTGAAAATGCATATTGTGTGGCATTTTCACCGAATAAAAAAACTTTTGCCGCTGCCGGTGGGCTTCGTTCGGTGTTTATCTATGATGCTTTTGAGAAAAAGCCAATTGGCGGATTAACTGATCATCGCCAATCAGTTTATGCATTACTTTTTGCGCCAAGCGGGAGATGGTTTTTTTCGACGGGAAGAGATGGTTTTGTGTTTGTGTATGATGAAAAATTTGACAAGGTTGCAACGCTCTTGCCGGAGTATGATATGGCAACTGCAAACCCTCAGCTTTACCCCAATTACAGCTTAGCTTTAAATGCGAACGAAACCGAATTGGCTGTCGGCGCAACGGGCGGCGTACTTCGTATTTATGATACAGAAACTTGGAAATTGAAATCTGTTTTCCCCGTGCATCAAGGCAATATTCGATCGGTGGCGTATTCTTCAAATGGAAAACTAATGGCTACAGGCAGCAGTGATAGAACCGTAAATATTATTCATCCCGAAACAAAAACAGTTCTTCAAACCATTTCTGGTCATGCAGATACCGTATTCTCTGTATTGTTTTCTCCTGATTCAAAACTTTTTATGACGGGAGGAAAAGATGCGCGTCTAAGAATTTGGGATGTCGAGGGAACCGAATTGAAACCTAAAGTGAAGATTTTAGCCCATACCTTTTCGATTAAAGCAATGGCTTATCTGCCGATTTCTCAAGAATTGATTACTGTCAGTCAAGATAAAACCATAAAGCGATGGGATTTTGAAAATGCAGTATGTTTGGAAACTGTGGATAGAACCTTTGGTGGTCATATTTTTACGATCAACTCTGTCGCGATTTCGACTGACGAAAAATTTTTGGTCACCGGAAGCGATGACAAAAAGGTCAAGTTGTGGTCGATTCTCTCCAATTAA
- a CDS encoding DMT family transporter, giving the protein MRRLFKEKNSEQLRAEFFLLVITLGWGTTFVIIKIILSSVPPLLFLSLRFTLAALLFLLFFWKKLFPFSIQLLKAAFLLSLWNFIGFAAQTAGLSYTTASNSGFITGSYVIFTPLLQALFYKKTLSTWSWAASGIAFTGIYLLSGASGTSFSTFFASLNIGDLLTLVCAFFFALLILELDRTTSSPQFITEQNVTYKLAFVQIAACAFLSGIGSFFEPQQSTFSEASLFSINFAGALFYLATVATLISTLVQTRYQKDTTPARASIIFMLEAVFSAGFAYLFLDEVLSPLGYLGAVMLIISFFISEKS; this is encoded by the coding sequence TTGCGACGACTCTTCAAGGAAAAGAATTCTGAGCAGCTTCGCGCTGAGTTTTTTCTATTGGTGATTACGCTTGGTTGGGGCACGACATTTGTCATTATCAAAATCATCTTATCCTCTGTTCCTCCTTTACTTTTCTTGTCTTTACGCTTTACCCTTGCGGCACTGTTATTTCTTCTATTCTTTTGGAAAAAGTTATTTCCATTTTCCATTCAATTGTTAAAGGCTGCTTTCCTTTTATCCCTTTGGAATTTTATTGGATTTGCCGCCCAAACAGCCGGCCTTAGTTATACCACAGCATCAAATTCCGGGTTTATCACAGGGAGTTATGTCATTTTCACTCCGCTCCTTCAAGCTCTGTTTTATAAAAAGACGCTTTCGACTTGGTCGTGGGCAGCATCGGGAATTGCTTTCACAGGCATTTACTTACTTTCAGGCGCAAGTGGTACGTCATTCTCAACTTTCTTTGCCTCGCTGAATATTGGCGATTTGCTTACGCTTGTTTGTGCTTTTTTCTTTGCACTTTTAATTCTTGAACTCGACCGAACAACAAGTTCCCCTCAATTCATTACTGAACAAAATGTAACCTATAAACTAGCGTTTGTTCAGATTGCAGCTTGTGCATTTTTAAGTGGTATTGGTTCGTTTTTTGAGCCTCAACAATCCACCTTTTCCGAGGCTTCGCTTTTTAGCATAAATTTTGCGGGAGCCTTATTTTATTTAGCAACGGTTGCGACACTCATTTCGACGCTCGTTCAAACTCGGTATCAAAAAGATACCACACCTGCCCGCGCTTCCATCATCTTTATGCTCGAAGCCGTCTTTTCAGCCGGTTTCGCTTATCTGTTTTTAGATGAGGTGTTATCGCCTCTTGGATACTTGGGTGCGGTTATGCTGATTATCAGCTTTTTTATTTCGGAAAAATCCTAA
- the typA gene encoding translational GTPase TypA gives MKKREDIRNIAIIAHVDHGKTTLVDAILKQTGTFRENQKVDERIMDSNPQERERGITIFAKNAGYFYDNHKVNIVDTPGHADFGGEVERILKMVDGALLLVDALEGPMPQTKFVLRRALEAGLKVLVVINKVDRPNARPIQVIDEILDLFIHLGANDEQIDFPYIFASGKSGFARYKLEDTNTDIKPLLDMIIKTIPPPNADVDAPFQMLVNSLDYSDYLGKIVIGRIFKGKVKVGDTVSLVEKSNEDLKIAKAKVTKLFLFEKLGKIEATESSAGDIVALTGLENAQIGTTLCSPDFPEALEPLSITEPTVSMFFSVNDSPFAGREGKFVTSRNIRDRLYKEVITNVAMRVEDTESADTFKVSGRGELHLSVLIETMRREGYELQVSRPEVILKRDDNGKLLEPYESVTIDVPQEFVGIVIEKMGRRKGDMKNMIQLEGGMTRLEFEIPTRGLLGFSSEFTMDTKGEGIMTHIFKSFEPYKGEINSRQLGALVSAETGEAVPYALAQLDDRGKFFIESGTAVYAGMVVGECARDFDMTINICKTKKLTNMRASGTDDALRITPPKKLTLEQSLEFINDEELVEVTPISIRLRKKTLDENARAREQKRKKNSAELSV, from the coding sequence ATTAAAAAGCGCGAAGACATTCGAAACATCGCAATTATTGCCCACGTTGACCACGGAAAAACCACTTTGGTTGATGCCATTCTCAAGCAAACCGGAACCTTTCGAGAAAACCAAAAGGTTGACGAGCGAATTATGGATTCAAATCCACAGGAACGCGAACGCGGAATTACCATTTTTGCCAAAAATGCCGGTTATTTTTATGATAATCACAAGGTTAATATTGTTGATACTCCCGGTCACGCAGACTTTGGAGGCGAAGTCGAGCGAATTTTGAAAATGGTTGATGGTGCTTTATTGCTTGTTGACGCACTTGAAGGTCCGATGCCTCAAACCAAATTTGTACTGCGTCGTGCGCTTGAAGCAGGGTTAAAAGTGCTCGTGGTTATTAATAAAGTTGATCGTCCGAATGCTCGCCCTATACAAGTTATCGATGAAATTCTTGACTTGTTTATTCATTTGGGCGCAAATGATGAACAAATAGATTTTCCATACATCTTTGCTTCGGGAAAATCAGGATTTGCACGGTATAAATTGGAGGATACCAATACGGATATTAAGCCGCTTTTGGATATGATTATCAAGACAATTCCCCCGCCGAATGCCGATGTCGATGCACCTTTTCAAATGCTGGTCAATTCGCTTGATTATAGCGATTACCTTGGAAAAATCGTTATTGGAAGAATATTTAAGGGGAAAGTAAAAGTTGGGGATACGGTTTCGCTGGTTGAAAAATCAAATGAAGATTTAAAAATTGCTAAAGCCAAGGTTACGAAGCTCTTTTTATTTGAAAAGCTTGGTAAAATTGAAGCGACTGAATCTTCCGCAGGCGATATCGTGGCACTAACCGGTTTGGAAAATGCCCAAATTGGAACAACACTTTGCAGCCCTGATTTCCCTGAAGCTTTAGAACCGCTCTCAATTACAGAACCAACGGTTTCAATGTTTTTCAGCGTAAATGATTCACCATTTGCTGGCAGAGAAGGAAAGTTTGTTACAAGCAGAAATATTCGAGACAGACTTTATAAGGAAGTAATCACCAATGTGGCTATGAGAGTTGAAGACACCGAAAGTGCAGATACATTTAAGGTCTCAGGCCGTGGTGAATTGCATTTATCGGTTCTCATTGAAACAATGCGCCGCGAGGGTTATGAACTTCAAGTGTCACGACCTGAAGTAATTTTGAAACGCGATGACAATGGCAAATTACTTGAACCTTACGAATCAGTTACAATTGATGTTCCACAAGAATTTGTAGGTATTGTGATCGAAAAGATGGGGCGTCGAAAAGGGGATATGAAAAATATGATTCAACTCGAAGGTGGCATGACCCGTTTGGAATTTGAAATTCCAACACGCGGGTTGCTGGGATTTTCATCTGAGTTCACGATGGATACCAAAGGCGAGGGAATTATGACCCATATCTTCAAGAGTTTCGAACCCTACAAAGGAGAAATTAACTCTAGACAACTTGGTGCTTTGGTTTCTGCAGAAACAGGCGAAGCCGTTCCTTATGCTCTTGCTCAATTGGATGACCGAGGTAAATTTTTCATTGAGTCCGGCACAGCTGTTTACGCTGGAATGGTGGTTGGCGAATGTGCCCGTGATTTTGACATGACCATTAATATCTGCAAGACGAAAAAGCTTACCAATATGCGGGCATCAGGTACTGATGATGCGCTTCGAATCACACCTCCGAAAAAGTTGACCCTTGAGCAATCGTTAGAGTTTATCAATGATGAAGAGCTTGTGGAAGTAACGCCGATTTCTATCCGTCTTCGTAAAAAGACACTTGATGAAAATGCGAGAGCACGGGAACAAAAACGAAAGAAAAATTCTGCTGAGCTTTCTGTTTAA
- a CDS encoding DUF883 C-terminal domain-containing protein → MLFFSIEKEKIMLRGSQENKPVEPKETQPIQNISGVMKEYFGNHHQASISNSLSEVKNKMARFVKENPGKSAMIALGVGVILGWMFSSAKENKS, encoded by the coding sequence ATGCTCTTTTTTTCAATTGAAAAAGAAAAAATAATGTTAAGAGGGAGTCAGGAAAATAAACCGGTTGAACCGAAAGAAACGCAACCAATTCAAAACATAAGCGGTGTCATGAAGGAATATTTCGGGAATCATCATCAAGCATCGATTTCAAATTCATTATCCGAAGTAAAAAATAAAATGGCACGATTTGTGAAAGAAAACCCGGGAAAATCGGCAATGATTGCTTTGGGAGTGGGCGTTATTCTGGGTTGGATGTTTTCATCAGCAAAAGAAAATAAATCGTAA
- a CDS encoding YbjN domain-containing protein: MTLTQSYKNWLSSSDIDFDYDLESEQFEIEVEGDLCDYVLVMNVFDDSNTAIYFLYSPYEVPENRMLRACEFFNYVNNYTEASVFMVDTDDKTCTTRYTNVFATANPATEDLQNIFEAMIAEADAYLSGVEDIIESDKPVLEVFENILKEIQSSEDE; the protein is encoded by the coding sequence ATGACTTTAACTCAATCTTACAAAAACTGGTTATCATCGTCTGATATTGATTTCGACTATGATCTTGAATCCGAACAATTTGAAATCGAGGTCGAAGGTGACCTTTGTGATTATGTCCTTGTTATGAATGTTTTTGATGATTCAAATACCGCTATCTACTTCCTTTATTCTCCTTATGAGGTTCCTGAAAATCGAATGCTTCGTGCTTGCGAGTTTTTTAATTATGTCAATAACTATACTGAAGCCTCAGTATTTATGGTTGACACAGACGACAAAACTTGCACAACCCGATATACCAATGTCTTTGCAACCGCAAACCCTGCAACTGAAGACCTACAAAATATTTTCGAAGCGATGATTGCCGAAGCCGACGCTTATCTTTCAGGTGTAGAAGATATCATTGAATCAGACAAACCTGTTCTTGAAGTTTTTGAAAACATCCTTAAAGAAATTCAATCATCAGAAGACGAGTAA
- a CDS encoding SDR family oxidoreductase — MKILLTGSSGLLGGNLCRLFFTNGIHEILATQGSNFKLPSWFALGHQTQMLNLSYETDLWNIVSQWKPECIIHTAAMSDPVTCEIKPAEAEIINRFSTLSLAKICGLFGTKLIYISTDLVFDGEKGMYSETDETHPISIYAQTKLDGELAVQTYCESYTILRTTIMLGHSPRATRGVNEQLLNAYREGKSIKFFADEYRTPISASTVAKVALEFSIGSLREVSGIFHTVGNERLSRFQFGAKVCKSLSIPESAYQSVLLSEIISIPPRPKDCSLSNNKLKSILPFSIPSIEEEIEGILKEKPPSLS; from the coding sequence ATGAAAATACTCCTTACCGGTTCTAGCGGACTTTTAGGCGGCAATCTTTGCCGCCTTTTTTTTACCAATGGAATTCATGAGATTTTAGCCACACAAGGCAGCAACTTCAAATTGCCCTCGTGGTTTGCTTTAGGCCATCAGACTCAAATGCTGAATCTTTCTTATGAAACTGATCTTTGGAATATTGTATCTCAATGGAAACCTGAGTGTATCATTCATACGGCCGCGATGTCTGATCCGGTGACTTGCGAAATCAAGCCTGCCGAAGCAGAAATCATCAACCGATTTTCCACGCTGAGCTTAGCAAAAATTTGTGGTCTATTTGGTACGAAACTTATTTACATTTCAACAGACCTCGTGTTTGATGGCGAAAAGGGCATGTACAGCGAAACAGATGAGACCCACCCTATCAGCATTTACGCCCAAACAAAACTTGACGGAGAATTAGCGGTTCAAACCTATTGTGAATCCTATACGATTCTTCGAACAACCATTATGCTTGGTCATTCGCCTCGAGCAACTCGCGGTGTAAATGAACAACTACTAAATGCATACCGAGAAGGGAAAAGCATTAAATTTTTTGCCGATGAATATCGCACACCAATCTCAGCTTCCACAGTCGCGAAGGTTGCTCTTGAGTTTTCGATCGGTTCATTACGGGAAGTTTCCGGCATTTTTCATACCGTAGGGAATGAACGACTTTCTCGTTTCCAATTCGGTGCAAAGGTTTGTAAGTCTCTTTCAATACCCGAATCGGCATATCAATCCGTACTGCTTTCGGAAATCATTTCTATTCCTCCTCGTCCAAAAGACTGTAGCCTTTCAAATAATAAATTGAAATCGATATTACCCTTTTCAATTCCTTCGATTGAAGAAGAAATTGAAGGTATTCTTAAGGAAAAACCTCCGTCTCTCTCGTAG